From the genome of Ziziphus jujuba cultivar Dongzao chromosome 6, ASM3175591v1, one region includes:
- the LOC107433473 gene encoding uncharacterized protein LOC107433473, translating into MEESLAELERIQTRILQRISALELSHLHNPDSAPFPSTSDHSNYDAEADTEAHLSAILRTHGVNDFSFKKVPGDYYDWPLEARREALAAASVDHLCKSIVLVNTQAQSNIVDCSDHRNSKYYVVVVQYTARFNAETVKNFLYLLNNGKIAKKKFNLRLAPEEISVKLTGYEHNAVTCIGMKTDIPVILDEAIAKLDPDFFWLGGGETDLKLGIKTSEFINFVKPFIVNCSGT; encoded by the exons ATGGAAGAATCACTGGCAGAGCTAGAGAGAATCCAAACCAGAATACTCCAACGTATATCAGCGCTAGAGCTCTCTCATCTGCACAATCCCGATTCTGCCCCCTTCCCTTCAACCTCTGACCACTCAAACTACGACGCGGAGGCCGATACCGAAGCGCACCTCTCAGCCATTCTCCGAACGCACGGGGTCAACGACTTCTCCTTCAAGAAGGTCCCAGGAGATTACTACGATTGGCCTCTCGAGGCTCGACGAGAGGCTCTCGCTGCTGCTTCCGTTGATCATCTCTGCAAAAGCATTGTTTTG GTTAATACGCAAGCCCAATCTAATATTGTTGATTGTAGTGATCACAGAAACTCAAAGTACTATGTTGTCGTAGTTCAG tATACTGCTCGATTCAACGCTGAAACAGTTAAAAATTTCCTCTATTTGCTCAACAATGGGAAGAtagcaaaaaagaaatttaatt TGAGGCTTGCACCTGAGGAAATTTCTGTGAAGTTGACTGGATATGAGCACAATGCAGTAACATGTATTGGCATGAAGACAGATATTCCG GTGATTTTGGATGAAGCAATTGCGAAACTTGATCCTGATTTCTTCTGGTTGGGTGGTGGTGAGACTGATCTGAAGCTCGGTATCAAAACCTCTGAATTTATAAACTTTGTTAAACCTTTCATTGTTAATTGTAGTGGTACTTGA
- the LOC107433470 gene encoding autophagy-related protein 8f isoform X2 — translation MAKSYFKQEHDLDKRRAEAARIREKYPDRIPVIVEKAERSDIPNIDKKKYLVPADLTVGQFVYVIRKRIKLSAEKAIFIFVDNVLPPTGAIMAAIYDEKKDEDGFLYVTYSGENTFGYQITL, via the exons ATGGCAAAGAGCTACTTCAAGCAAGAGCATGATCTTG aTAAGAGACGTGCTGAGGCTGCCAGGATTAGGGAGAAGTACCCTGATAGAATTCCG GTGATTGTGGAGAAGGCAGAGAGAAGTGATATTCCAAATATTGATAAGAAAAA GTACCTTGTTCCAGCTGACCTAACTGTGGGGCAATTTGTTTATGTGATCCGCAAAAGGATTAAACTAAGTGCAGAAAAGGCAATCTTTATATTCGTGGATAATGTGCTTCCACCTACAG GCGCAATCATGGCTGCCATATATGACGAGAAGAAGGATGAGGATGGATTTCTTTATGTCACTTACAGTGGAGAGAACACGTTTGGTTACCAGATCACTCTTTAG
- the LOC112489084 gene encoding uncharacterized protein LOC112489084 gives MSSVFLLFLLLCLSSLHACNARILLFSTDEQISSKIYHFAEDVGKVKPFETSSTSKLKPTSKLKPSIPGEYQTLELESRNNERFTRENCDGTVTTSKQKIPNASLRKQEPADRENTESEITKSFAPTELQQSIKEKGLIKGHARSMHGSAPHDTEEALDFKENDAVDDDIVVMDYAQPHRKPPIHNEKP, from the exons ATGTCCtcagtttttcttcttttccttctccTGTGTCTTTCTTCTTTGCATGCCTGTAATGCCCGTATTCTACTCTTTAGTACTGATGAGCAAATTAGCAGTAAAATCTACCATTTTGCTGag GATGTAGGGAAGGTAAAACCTTTCGAAACCTCAAGTACATCAAAGCTGAAACCTACATCAAAGCTGAAGCCTTCCATCCCAGGAGAATATCAAACACTGGAATTAGAATCCAGAAACAATGAAAGATTCACTCGTGAGAATTGTGATGGTACTGTTACCACTTCCAAGCAAAAAATTCCAAATGCAAGTTTGCGGAAACAAGAACCCGCCGATAGAGAAAACACAG AAAGTGAGATTACAAAATCTTTTGCTCCTACTGAGTTGCAGCAATCTATTAAAGAAAAG GGGCTGATCAAGGGGCATGCACGCTCAATGCACGGATCTGCACCACATGATACAGAGGAAGCCCTTGATTTTAAGGAAAATGATGCTGTTGATGATGACATAGTAGTGATGGATTATGCACAACCTCACCGAAAGCCACCCATTCACAACGAAAAACCCTAG
- the LOC107433470 gene encoding autophagy-related protein 8f isoform X1, producing the protein MSTKPGMAKSYFKQEHDLDKRRAEAARIREKYPDRIPVIVEKAERSDIPNIDKKKYLVPADLTVGQFVYVIRKRIKLSAEKAIFIFVDNVLPPTGAIMAAIYDEKKDEDGFLYVTYSGENTFGYQITL; encoded by the exons ATGTCAACAAAACCCG GAATGGCAAAGAGCTACTTCAAGCAAGAGCATGATCTTG aTAAGAGACGTGCTGAGGCTGCCAGGATTAGGGAGAAGTACCCTGATAGAATTCCG GTGATTGTGGAGAAGGCAGAGAGAAGTGATATTCCAAATATTGATAAGAAAAA GTACCTTGTTCCAGCTGACCTAACTGTGGGGCAATTTGTTTATGTGATCCGCAAAAGGATTAAACTAAGTGCAGAAAAGGCAATCTTTATATTCGTGGATAATGTGCTTCCACCTACAG GCGCAATCATGGCTGCCATATATGACGAGAAGAAGGATGAGGATGGATTTCTTTATGTCACTTACAGTGGAGAGAACACGTTTGGTTACCAGATCACTCTTTAG